A stretch of the Panicum virgatum strain AP13 chromosome 9N, P.virgatum_v5, whole genome shotgun sequence genome encodes the following:
- the LOC120690543 gene encoding uncharacterized protein LOC120690543, with amino-acid sequence MPRPGPEHPPPAGEMTVAELDSAVAALPGKRDALREAFDHLAACSPLPLPFAWEDLDAHLSSLQSSISLRFRQVRALEAARPAPAAAAPGGTRGDETGENLEEEGVVEVEEEVVQVEEEVVEVLEEVEEEEKDKDDEEMKEGSEDEADDKIGKDGKDEEASDEVLQEEEVEVADGGIGNDIKDDNEIMWEEQDAGNEMQVVTEEVQSSDDAEKASQEKENDANMEVEQSIEDVEASQDKEEDVEDEQDTGMEEAVTKKAPAMQGKVEEACGVKQEKQEEQKAREEEEGSKNVTTEEATVVKEVSQDQGNGGLPGGFSDPTAACANMDAQRIVKLLFTKIGLNLQFHAALHRSPDAAALALHVVELFLHDKMLKTNKAWVNCVGLIRMVPVVVTELSADTIEQAKPVAKDWKEMIDNSECCTILGSLASWGFLYFLISCNIVSEFETKEIFHLFATMPRKQQKMNYAMLFKDLRLTDKIPELMDYLIENGQQVDVLYWACVFNLVDKYPPVSLLKGYVEKAKQTAIEIFQKKMTHESLSVVVKELDNLRRAQELAEQQITDSNISTSIREEINGLLRKFEKGKRSLAKSYTASTSNSQQQHTECNKKHKKEQEHHEGQESQQQGQQSKLGEKLEKKLHKPQQKQQQKQEDKLQEKQQQSKQQHAKRLRQHTLKLPARVSSMAQNVPLRGHSGHPPNAAIHGVYHGYSVQPGWLGVHFVPPFTPQLGTPEYIIPFNPLYPHPEFNPW; translated from the exons ATGCCGCGGCCCGGCCCTGAGCACCCACCGCCGGCCGGGGAGATGACGGTGGCGGAGCTGGattccgccgtcgccgcgctcccCGGCAAGAGGGACGCCCTGCGGGAGGCGTTCGACCACCTAGCGGCCTGCTCCCCCTTGCCGCTCCCCTTCGCCTGGGAGGACCTCGACGCCCACCTCTCCTCGCTCCAGTCGTCAATCTCGCTGCGGTTTCGCCAGGTGCGGGCGCTCGAGGCCGCTCGCCCTGCACCCGCTGCTGCCGCGCCGGGGGGAACTCGCGGCGACGAGACGGGAGAAAACCtggaggaggaaggggtggtggaagtggaggaggaggtcgtgCAAGTAGAGGAAGAGGTGGTGGAAGTGTTGGAGGAGgtcgaggaagaagagaaggacAAGGACGATGAagagatgaaggaaggcagtgAGGACGAGGCAGACGATAAAATTGGTAAGGATGGGAAGGACGAGGAGGCAAGCGATGAGGTGCTGCAGGAAGAAGAAGTTGAGGTAGCAGACGGTGGGATTGGCAATGATATAAAGGATGACAACGAGATAATGTGGGAGGAGCAGGATGCTGGCAATGAGATGCAGGTGGTCACTGAGGAGGTGCAGAGTTCCGACGATGCCGAGAAGGCCTCTCAGGAAAAGGAGAATGATGCCAACATGGAGGTGGAGCAGAGTATCGAAGATGTGGAGGCTTCTCAGGACAAGGAGGAGGATGTGGAGGATGAGCAGGATACTGGCATGGAGGAGGCAGTGACCAAGAAGGCACCCGCAATGCAGGGCAAGGTGGAAGAGGCTTGTGGCGTGAAGCAGGAGAAACAAGAAGAGCAGAAGGCTCGTGAGGAGGAGGAAGGTTCCAAAAATGTTACGACAGAGGAGGCAACAGTGGTCAAGGAGGTTTCTCAGGACCAGGGTAATGGAGGTCTTCCAGGTGGATTCAGTGATCCCACTGCAGCATGTGCAAACATGGATGCACAAAGGATTGTCAAACTCTTATTCACCAAAATCGGGCTCAATTTACAGTTCCACGCTGCACTGCACCGCTCCCCAGATGCTGCAGCACTGGCTCTCCATGTAGTTGAGTTATTCCTACATGACAAGATGCTTAAGACCAACAAGGCCTGGGTGAACTGCGTGGGGCTAATTCGTATGGTACCCGTAGTTGTTACTGAGCTTTCTGCAGACACGATTGAGCAGGCCAAGCCAGTGGCTAAGGATTGGAAGGAGATGATAGACAATTCAGAGTGTTGCACAATCCTTGGTAGCCTGGCCTCGTGGGGTTTCCTCTACTTCCTTATCTCCTGTAACATTGTATCTGAGTTTGAGACAAAGGAGATCTTCCATCTCTTTGCAACCATGCCGCGCAAACAGCAGAAAATGAACTATGCCATGCTCTTTAAGGATCTTCGGCTCACCGATAAAATCCCAG AGTTAATGGACTATCTGATCGAAAATGGGCAGCAAGTGGATGTTTTATATTGGGCATGTGTTTTTAATTTGGTGGACAAATATCCTCCAGTTTCTCTTCTGAAGGGATATGTTGAAAAGGCGAAACAGACTGCtattgaaatatttcaaaagaaaatgaCACACGAGTCCCTG AGTGTGGTAGTAAAGGAGCTTGATAATCTAAGAAGGGCACAAGAACTAGCTGAGCAGCAAATCACTGATTCCAACATAAGCACCAGTATTAGGGAAGAAATCAACGGTTTGTTACGGAAGTTCGAAAAAGGGAAGCGGAGTTTAGCAAAATCCTATACTGCCTCAACTTCAAATTCACAGCAGCAGCATACGGAGTGCAACAAGAAGCACAAGAAGGAGCAAGAGCATCATGAGGGACAAGAAAGCCAGCAGCAAGGGCAACAGAGTAAGCTGGGAGAGAAGCTGGAGAAGAAACTACACAAGCCGCAacagaagcagcagcagaaaCAAGAAGATAAGCTGCAAGAGAAGCAACAACAGAGTAAGCAGCAACATGCGAAACGGCTGAGGCAACATACTCTCAAGCTACCAGCACGGGTTTCTTCGATGGCACAGAACGTGCCACTGAGAGGCCACTCTGGGCATCCACCAAACGCCGCAATTCATGGAGTCTATCACGGTTACTCTGTCCAGCCAGGCTGGCTTGGAGTTCATTTTGTACCGCCATTCACACCACAACTTGGAACACCTGAGTACATAATACCCTTTAATCCCCTCTACCCTCATCCAGAGTTTAATCCCTGGTAG
- the LOC120690545 gene encoding uncharacterized protein LOC120690545, with the protein MQADAAGATVRKSSPAATRESDAPNLVQAGAPKSAGGSAATRDAARLAPAGSGDDASKVSPVPPRRGSGLAPSGSGVSADDTMQTVAACESAAAVAWRDSQAATRRGVDAIDLGPATGREAACPPKARAPPKASNEHVLQKQHMSKHIPRNHGGRPAGFWPVPEAQAAAAQWRGGRGSAAEGLRGDGSRSKGNAKGKPPKFKFCNMCGCRGHLAENCRTAKHRVALYQRAEEEEKNQICYRCGCTGHWSRKCRTPKHLVDLYQKDRAAKRAAARGAASS; encoded by the coding sequence ATGCAGGCGGACGCCGCGGGCGCCACCGTGCGCAAAAGCTCACCCGCCGCGACGCGCGAGAGCGACGCCCCGAACCTCGTCCAGGCCGGCGCCCCGAAGAGCGCCGGCGGGAGCGCCGCCACGCGCGACGCCGCGCGGCTTGCACCGGCCGGCTCCGGGGACGACGCCAGTAAGGTGAGCCCGGTTCCTCCACGTAGAGGCAGCGGCCTTGCTCCGTCCGGCTCCGGCGTGAGCGCAGACGACACAATGCAGACGGTCGCCGCGTgcgagagcgccgccgccgtcgcatgGCGAGATTCCCAGGCCGCGACGCGCCGTGGCGTGGACGCCATTGACCTCGGCCCGGCTACGGGACGGGAAGCCGCTTGCCCTCCGAAGGCCAGGGCTCCCCCGAAAGCCAGTAATGAGCATGTGCTCCAGAAGCAGCACATGTCCAAGCACATCCCGAGGAATCATGGCGGCCGCCCGGCTGGTTTCTGGCCTGTGCCTGAAGCACAGGCCGCGGCTGCTCAGTGGAGAGGCGGTCGAGGGTCAGCTGCCGAAGGTCTGCGGGGAGACGGCAGCAGGAGCAAGGGCAACGCCAAGGGGAAACCGCCCAAGTTCAAGTTCTGCAACATGTGCGGATGCAGGGGCCATTTGGCCGAAAATTGCCGCACGGCGAAGCACCGGGTCGCCCTGTACCAgagggccgaggaggaggagaagaaccaGATCTGCTACAGGTGTGGATGCACAGGCCACTGGTCTCGCAAGTGCCGCACGCCCAAGCACCTCGTCGACCTCTATCAAAAGGATCGAGCGGCCAAACGTGCGGCGGCACGGGGCGCCGCTTCGTCTTAA
- the LOC120688804 gene encoding translation initiation factor IF-2-like yields the protein MDSRNGNAAAAAPLPQYPHPLLALPDLDRPPAVLEMWELEAVAAALPAKKRRLRETFDRLAACAPAPLPFRWEDLDSYISSLQYPVTLRRRQLRELDESRPAPALAPAPAAVPAAPSATGDGVRQVAQPVHAPVPIPPAVSEPAATGGAARKLRALDEPEPANGAPDPAPAQPAVPAPAATALDAEKGKKRKTSSHEADATHAEIRVQEDAAAASPLEEMNCNGKKSRPVPPDPDDSIGLAVEPNATAQVDPVSKIAVVSQELPGPAAARHASNAANRAGRLPLQRMSRRPRPIPASAAASAAPVTGSQEVEAANQKKDDLVVVENASHDGGEANASPCRPGGDGFPITAIKAQVGADPISQITGVRHEPPVLDAASPPMVVASFPLAKVPKQEQQAVEEEVADLEMETVEPEEMQALNDDAPVADEKASPLQVVKPQEADEVSPRPLAACSDL from the coding sequence ATGGACTCGCGTAACGgcaacgccgcggcggcggctccgctgCCCCAGTACCCGCACCCCCTCCTGGCGCTCCCCGACCTCGACCGCCCGCCGGCGGTCCTGGAGATGTGGGAGCTGGAGGCGGTCGCTGCCGCGCTCCCGGCCAAGAAGCGCCGCCTCCGGGAGACCTTCGACCGCCTCGCGGCCTGcgcccccgcgccgctccccttCCGCTGGGAGGACCTCGACTCGTACATCTCATCGCTCCAGTACCCCGTGACACTCCGACGCCGCCAGCTCCGGGAACTCGACGAGTCCCGGCCCGCCCCGGCCCTTGCGCCTGCTCCGGCCGCAGtgcccgccgcgccgtccgccacCGGCGATGGCGTCCGCCAGGTGGCACAGCCCGTCCATGCCCCTGTCCCGATCCCACCCGCCGTCTCCGAGCCGGCCGctaccggcggcgccgcccgcaaGCTTCGGGCCCTCGACGAGCCCGAACCCGCCAATGGCGCCCCTGACCCGGCTCCCGCTCAGCCCGCCgtccccgcgccggccgctACCGCCCTGGACGCCGAAAAGGGCAAGAAGCGGAAGACGTCCAGCCACGAGGCGGACGCGACTCACGCGGAGATCCGTGTGCAGgaggacgcagcggcggcgtctcCGCTGGAAGAGATGAATTGCAACGGCAAGAAGTCAAGGCCGGTTCCTCCAGACCCTGACGACAGCATTGGCCTCGCGGTGGAGCCGAACGCGACAGCGCAGGTGGATCCCGTCAGTAAGATCGCCGTCGTTTCGCAGGAGCTCCCTGGACCTGCCGCGGCGCGCCATGCCTCGAACGCCGCGAACAGGGCTGGGCGGCTCCCGCTGCAACGAATGAGTCGTCGGCCCCGCCCCATCCCAGCCTCCGCCGCAGCGTCCGCAGCGCCCGTCACCGGCAGCCAGGAGGTGGAGGCAGCCAACCAGAAGAAGGACGACTTGGTGGTCGTCGAGAACGCCTCGCACGATGGCGGCGAGGCCAACGCGAGCCCGTGCCGTCCTGGCGGCGATGGCTTCCCAATCACTGCCATCAAAGCGCAGGTGGGTGCGGATCCCATCAGCCAGATCACCGGCGTTCGACACGAGCCCCCCGTCTTGGACGCGGCTAGCCCTCCGATGGTTGTCGCTAGCTTTCCGCTGGCCAAGGTGCCGAAGCAGGAGCAGCAGGCcgtcgaggaggaggtggccgacTTGGAGATGGAGACAGTGGAACCCGAGGAGATGCAGGCGCTCAACGACGACGCGCCAGTGGCAGACGAGAAGGCGTCTCCGTTGCAGGTCGTCAAGCCTCAGGAAGCCGACGAGGTGAGTCCGCGTCCTCTAGCCGCCTGTAGCGATCTATGA